The Micromonospora sp. NBC_00421 genome contains a region encoding:
- the folP gene encoding dihydropteroate synthase, protein MTDLVRAQDPVVMGVLNVTPDSFSDGGRYTDLDAAVAHGVRLHDEGAHLVDVGGESTRPGADRVDPRTEVSRVLPVIRELTAAGVPVSIDTTRAPVAEAAVGAGAAVVNDVSGGLADPDMARVVRDAGCPWVLMHWRGHSRGMRELARYTDVVADVRAELAQRVDDALAAGVAADRLVIDPGLGFAKTAAHNWEISARLPELIDLGLPLLFAASRKSYLGRLLAAPDGTPRDTDGRSAATVATSVLAVAAGAWGVRVHDVRSTVDALAVWSATGRPRLAALEVIGKDPAHAGRGGEGR, encoded by the coding sequence GTGACCGATCTGGTACGGGCGCAGGACCCGGTGGTGATGGGCGTCCTCAACGTCACGCCCGACTCCTTCTCCGACGGTGGCCGGTACACCGATCTCGATGCCGCAGTCGCACACGGGGTGCGACTGCACGACGAGGGCGCGCACCTGGTGGATGTCGGCGGTGAGTCCACCCGACCGGGTGCCGACCGGGTCGACCCACGGACCGAGGTGTCCCGGGTCCTGCCGGTGATCCGGGAACTCACCGCCGCCGGGGTGCCGGTCAGCATCGACACCACCCGGGCACCGGTGGCCGAGGCGGCCGTCGGCGCAGGCGCCGCGGTGGTCAACGACGTCTCGGGCGGGCTGGCCGATCCCGACATGGCAAGGGTGGTCCGGGACGCCGGCTGTCCCTGGGTGCTGATGCACTGGCGGGGGCACTCGCGGGGAATGCGCGAGCTGGCCCGCTACACCGACGTGGTCGCCGACGTCCGGGCCGAACTGGCCCAGCGGGTCGACGACGCGCTGGCCGCCGGGGTGGCCGCCGACCGGCTGGTGATCGACCCGGGGCTCGGCTTCGCCAAGACCGCCGCGCACAACTGGGAGATCAGCGCCCGCCTGCCGGAGCTGATCGACCTCGGCCTCCCCCTGCTCTTCGCCGCCAGCCGCAAGTCCTACCTGGGCCGCCTGCTCGCCGCCCCGGACGGCACCCCACGGGACACCGACGGCCGGTCGGCCGCCACCGTCGCCACCAGCGTGCTCGCGGTGGCCGCAGGAGCCTGGGGGGTACGCGTGCACGACGTCCGGAGCACCGTCGACGCGCTCGCCGTCTGGTCGGCCACCGGCCGTCCCCGGCTCGCCGCCCTGGAAGTCATCGGAAAGGACCCGGCCCACGCGGGTCGAGGAGGGGAAGGTCGATGA
- the folB gene encoding dihydroneopterin aldolase, whose amino-acid sequence MTDRIALTGLRAHGRHGVYDFERAQGQEFVVDAVLELDLTPAARSDEVTDTVHYGELAERLVAVLTGEPVNLIETLADRLLAVCLAEPLVAAATITVHKPEAPIPHTFADVAVTMRRTR is encoded by the coding sequence ATGACCGACCGGATCGCCCTGACCGGGCTACGGGCCCATGGCCGGCACGGCGTCTACGACTTCGAGCGCGCCCAGGGTCAGGAGTTCGTGGTCGACGCCGTCCTCGAACTCGATCTCACCCCGGCCGCCCGCTCCGACGAGGTGACCGACACCGTGCACTACGGCGAGCTGGCCGAGCGGCTGGTGGCGGTGCTCACCGGTGAGCCGGTCAACCTGATCGAGACGCTCGCCGACCGGCTGCTCGCGGTCTGCCTGGCCGAACCGCTTGTCGCCGCGGCGACGATCACGGTCCACAAGCCCGAGGCCCCGATCCCGCACACCTTCGCCGACGTGGCAGTCACGATGCGGCGTACCCGATGA
- a CDS encoding ABC transporter permease, protein MGYDEPGRAASAEVPATVLENVFDDPTQGEPGRDRLGVHVVWELVLLLALAALAYLLWRENPEALRGGGLRRLLVDAVALGLLVVAAGLSLRTAAVNLAIGPVALAAALHFAEQGDRGVSTALVPALVAAALGGLALAWAVVVLHVPGWAASLAAAAGVVVWIERWEVPVAVQADYDPRRNAYYLFAGFAAVAVLLGAFGAIRAVRRLVGRFRPVADPARRRGMAAALVTAAALIASTVLAMLAGVLVAANGTGPVTPTSGLDWTVLAVGVSMLGGTSAYGRRGGIFGALLAVALVVTYLAWAAETGAPTDRWAVGGTALAGGLLVTRLVETYGRPRTARGEPVELPPVRDGAISSGWSMPPAGEARNWTPALPERTTDADTPPDPWEAPRWQRDPPRWDTGER, encoded by the coding sequence ATGGGGTACGACGAACCGGGCCGGGCCGCGTCGGCGGAGGTGCCCGCGACCGTACTGGAGAACGTCTTCGACGACCCGACGCAGGGCGAGCCGGGCCGGGACCGGCTGGGCGTGCACGTCGTCTGGGAACTGGTGCTGCTGCTCGCCCTCGCGGCCCTGGCCTACCTGCTCTGGCGGGAGAATCCCGAGGCGCTGCGTGGTGGCGGCCTGCGTCGGCTGCTCGTCGACGCGGTCGCGCTGGGTCTGCTCGTGGTCGCCGCCGGGCTGAGCCTGCGTACCGCCGCGGTGAACCTGGCGATCGGCCCGGTGGCGCTGGCCGCCGCGCTGCACTTCGCCGAGCAGGGCGACCGGGGGGTGTCGACGGCACTGGTGCCGGCACTGGTCGCCGCCGCGCTGGGCGGGCTGGCCCTGGCCTGGGCGGTGGTGGTGCTGCACGTGCCCGGCTGGGCGGCCAGCCTCGCCGCCGCCGCCGGGGTGGTCGTCTGGATCGAGCGGTGGGAGGTGCCGGTGGCGGTGCAGGCCGACTACGACCCCCGGCGCAACGCCTACTACCTCTTCGCCGGGTTCGCGGCGGTCGCCGTGCTCCTCGGGGCGTTCGGCGCGATCCGGGCGGTGCGTCGACTGGTCGGCCGGTTCCGTCCGGTGGCCGATCCGGCCCGGCGACGCGGGATGGCCGCCGCGCTGGTGACCGCCGCCGCGCTGATCGCCTCCACCGTGCTCGCCATGCTCGCCGGGGTGCTCGTCGCCGCCAACGGGACCGGGCCGGTGACGCCGACGTCGGGGCTGGACTGGACGGTGCTCGCGGTGGGCGTGTCCATGCTCGGCGGCACCAGCGCGTACGGCCGACGCGGCGGAATCTTCGGCGCCCTGCTCGCGGTCGCGTTGGTGGTGACCTACCTGGCCTGGGCGGCCGAGACCGGTGCCCCCACCGACCGCTGGGCCGTCGGTGGGACGGCGTTGGCCGGCGGCCTGCTGGTCACCCGGTTGGTCGAGACGTACGGTCGGCCGCGCACGGCCCGGGGCGAACCGGTCGAGCTGCCGCCGGTACGGGACGGGGCGATCAGCTCCGGCTGGTCGATGCCCCCCGCCGGCGAGGCGCGCAACTGGACCCCGGCGCTGCCCGAACGGACGACCGACGCCGACACGCCGCCCGACCCCTGGGAGGCCCCCCGGTGGCAGCGTGACCCACCCCGCTGGGACACCGGCGAGCGCTGA
- a CDS encoding ABC transporter permease, with translation MNPVQQAVVWLNDPLNWTNPGGVLDRIGEHLSMSAAAVLLGCLVAWPIGLWLGHSGRGGGAVVLISNLTLSIPTLALLTILPLTFLGFGRPAVVVALAVFAVPPLLANAYTGVRQADPEARDAARGMGLSGWQVLRRVELPLAVPYLAAGFRTAAVQVVATAALASFVNGGGLGQIIRAGFGLDIAAGGGQIIAGGLLVAGLALAAEGVLALVERVVTPRPLRRARRAANRRAADATAGN, from the coding sequence GTGAATCCGGTGCAGCAGGCGGTGGTCTGGTTGAACGACCCGTTGAACTGGACCAACCCCGGAGGCGTGCTCGACCGGATCGGCGAGCATCTGAGCATGTCCGCCGCGGCGGTGCTGCTGGGCTGTCTGGTGGCCTGGCCGATCGGCCTCTGGCTGGGGCACTCGGGGCGCGGTGGCGGGGCGGTCGTGCTGATCTCCAACCTGACCCTGTCCATCCCGACCCTGGCGCTGTTGACCATCCTGCCGTTGACCTTCCTCGGCTTCGGCCGTCCGGCGGTGGTGGTCGCGCTGGCGGTCTTCGCGGTGCCGCCGCTGCTGGCCAACGCGTACACCGGGGTGCGGCAGGCGGATCCGGAGGCCCGGGACGCGGCGCGCGGGATGGGACTGTCCGGTTGGCAGGTGCTGCGGCGGGTGGAGCTGCCGCTGGCGGTGCCGTACCTGGCCGCCGGGTTCCGGACGGCTGCCGTCCAGGTGGTGGCGACGGCGGCGTTGGCCTCGTTCGTCAACGGCGGTGGACTTGGGCAGATCATCCGGGCCGGTTTCGGGCTGGACATCGCGGCCGGCGGCGGGCAGATCATCGCCGGCGGGCTGCTGGTGGCCGGGCTGGCGCTGGCGGCGGAGGGGGTGTTGGCACTGGTCGAGCGGGTGGTGACACCGCGACCGCTGCGGCGTGCCCGACGGGCGGCCAACCGGCGGGCAGCGGACGCCACGGCGGGAAATTGA
- a CDS encoding glycine betaine ABC transporter substrate-binding protein, which translates to MRVRTRLAVGAVGALTMAGLLTGCGDAGSSGTDAPEQGAGGAGCAPVAGDQLVVLDDDKKLQNTDNIIPAVNAKVANPQLLAALDKVSAALDTPKLIALNKAVDVDRKTPKAAAEEFASANGLTTGIAKGPGGQIVVGAGNFSESQTLAELYNIALTAAGYQVKVQQIGNRELYEPSLEKGEIQVVPEYAATMAEFLNTKANGKDATPVSSPELDKTVSALKSEGDKAGLAFGTPSAAQDQNAFAVTKAFADKYALRTLSDLAAKCSGKDTVLAGPPECPQRPKCQAGLVEVYDFKAGSFSSLDAGGPQTKNALKTGTASVGLVFSSDGALATS; encoded by the coding sequence ATGCGCGTACGGACACGGCTGGCGGTGGGCGCGGTGGGTGCCCTGACCATGGCGGGTCTGTTGACCGGGTGCGGGGACGCCGGCTCGTCCGGCACCGATGCTCCGGAGCAGGGCGCGGGCGGTGCGGGCTGCGCCCCGGTCGCCGGTGACCAGTTGGTCGTCCTCGACGACGACAAGAAGCTCCAGAACACCGACAACATCATCCCGGCGGTCAACGCCAAGGTGGCGAACCCGCAGCTCCTCGCCGCGTTGGACAAGGTCTCCGCGGCGCTGGACACGCCCAAGCTGATCGCCCTCAACAAGGCGGTCGACGTGGACCGCAAGACGCCCAAGGCGGCTGCCGAGGAGTTCGCCTCGGCCAACGGGCTGACCACCGGCATCGCCAAGGGGCCGGGCGGGCAGATCGTCGTCGGGGCGGGCAACTTCTCCGAGAGCCAGACCCTGGCCGAGCTCTACAACATCGCCCTGACCGCGGCCGGCTACCAGGTCAAGGTGCAGCAGATCGGCAACCGTGAGCTGTACGAGCCGAGCCTGGAGAAGGGCGAGATCCAGGTCGTCCCCGAGTACGCGGCGACCATGGCCGAGTTCCTCAACACCAAGGCCAACGGCAAGGACGCCACCCCCGTCTCCTCGCCGGAGCTGGACAAGACGGTCAGCGCGTTGAAGTCCGAGGGCGACAAGGCGGGTCTGGCCTTCGGCACCCCGTCGGCTGCCCAGGACCAGAACGCCTTCGCGGTGACCAAGGCGTTCGCCGACAAGTACGCCCTCAGGACCCTCTCCGACCTGGCGGCCAAGTGCTCCGGCAAGGACACCGTGCTGGCCGGCCCGCCGGAGTGCCCGCAGCGGCCGAAGTGCCAGGCCGGTCTGGTCGAGGTCTACGACTTCAAGGCCGGCTCGTTCAGCTCGCTGGACGCCGGTGGTCCGCAGACCAAGAACGCGCTGAAGACCGGCACCGCCAGCGTCGGCCTGGTCTTCTCGTCCGACGGCGCGCTCGCCACCAGCTGA
- the folK gene encoding 2-amino-4-hydroxy-6-hydroxymethyldihydropteridine diphosphokinase, with the protein MTRAVLSIGSNLGDRLGHLRGAVTGLGDAVLVVSGVYETPPWGDAGQPAYLNAAVMVADPTATPRDWLARAHAAERAADRVRDPARRFGPRTLDVDVVAVWDDTGRQVLSDDPELTLPHPRAHQRAFVLRPWIDIDPHGRLAGHGWLTDLLNDEPVAGDALELTPRPDLTLESDL; encoded by the coding sequence ATGACCCGGGCGGTGCTGTCCATCGGCAGCAACCTGGGCGACCGGCTCGGCCACCTGCGCGGCGCGGTGACCGGCCTCGGCGACGCGGTGCTGGTCGTCTCCGGCGTCTACGAGACGCCCCCCTGGGGGGACGCCGGGCAGCCGGCGTACCTGAACGCGGCGGTGATGGTCGCCGACCCGACGGCGACCCCGCGCGACTGGTTGGCCCGCGCCCACGCCGCCGAGCGGGCCGCCGACCGGGTCCGTGACCCGGCCCGCCGGTTCGGGCCGCGCACCCTCGACGTGGACGTCGTCGCCGTCTGGGACGACACCGGTCGACAGGTGCTCAGCGACGACCCCGAGCTGACCCTGCCGCACCCCCGCGCCCACCAGCGCGCCTTCGTGCTCCGGCCGTGGATCGACATCGACCCGCACGGGCGGCTGGCCGGGCACGGCTGGCTCACCGACCTGCTCAACGACGAACCGGTCGCCGGCGACGCCCTCGAACTGACCCCACGCCCCGATCTGACGTTAGAGTCGGACTTATGA
- a CDS encoding ABC transporter ATP-binding protein, with product MDVTPEGTGDADHSAASITLDGIRKQYPDGTEAVRELSLEVAAGELVVLIGPSGCGKSTVLRMVNRLIEPTAGRILLGDEDITRVDPVRLRRRIGYVIQNVGLFPHQTVTTNVGTVPRLLGWSKERIRQRSGELLELVGLDPAQFGRRYPHELSGGQRQRVGVARALAADPVVLLMDEPFSAVDPIVRTRLQEEFLRLQAEVRKTIVLVTHDLDEAVRLGDRIAVLSEGGRLEQYDTPAALLGAPASPFVREFVGADRGIRRLAVTPVTREVLDGETTDATLPELPLGRSAYDALAAMLTAGTDAVVVTADGRPAGTLSRTRVLELGQTGG from the coding sequence GTGGACGTTACCCCCGAGGGCACCGGCGACGCAGACCACAGCGCCGCCTCGATCACGCTAGACGGCATCCGCAAGCAGTACCCGGACGGCACCGAGGCGGTCCGCGAGCTGAGCCTGGAGGTGGCCGCCGGCGAGCTGGTGGTGCTGATCGGCCCGTCCGGCTGCGGCAAGTCGACAGTGCTGCGGATGGTCAACCGGCTGATCGAGCCGACCGCCGGCCGGATCCTGCTCGGCGACGAGGACATCACCCGGGTCGACCCGGTGCGGCTGCGTCGGCGGATCGGCTACGTGATCCAGAACGTGGGGCTGTTCCCGCACCAGACGGTGACCACCAACGTCGGCACCGTACCCCGGTTGCTCGGCTGGTCGAAGGAGCGGATCCGGCAGCGCAGCGGCGAGCTGCTGGAGCTGGTCGGGTTGGACCCGGCCCAGTTCGGACGCCGCTACCCGCACGAACTCTCAGGTGGGCAGCGGCAGCGGGTCGGGGTGGCCCGGGCGCTGGCCGCCGACCCGGTGGTGCTGCTGATGGACGAGCCGTTCTCCGCCGTCGACCCGATCGTGCGGACCCGGTTGCAGGAGGAGTTCCTCCGCCTCCAGGCCGAGGTCCGCAAGACCATCGTGCTGGTCACCCACGACCTGGACGAGGCGGTCCGGTTGGGCGACCGGATCGCGGTGCTCTCCGAGGGTGGCCGGCTGGAGCAGTACGACACCCCGGCGGCCCTGCTCGGTGCCCCCGCCTCGCCGTTCGTCCGGGAGTTCGTCGGCGCGGACCGGGGCATCCGTCGGCTGGCGGTCACCCCGGTCACCCGGGAGGTGCTCGACGGGGAGACCACCGACGCCACCCTGCCGGAACTACCGCTGGGCCGGTCGGCGTACGACGCGCTGGCCGCGATGCTGACCGCCGGCACGGACGCGGTCGTGGTGACCGCCGACGGCCGCCCGGCCGGCACGCTCAGCCGGACCCGGGTGCTGGAACTCGGACAGACCGGCGGCTAG
- a CDS encoding DUF3180 domain-containing protein — translation MGPTRLSTLLVAALAAAAVAWLLISSFYYSGIPRLPWLPVVTLAALAVLEAYAAVNTRSRIERKPGREPVNPLLVARFVVLAKASALAGAIFLGFYAGLTGWLFVEPTNAAIEDRPAAGAGALASLALVAAALWLERSCRVPESDDDADDRGDDLRGRPDRR, via the coding sequence ATGGGCCCCACCCGGTTGTCGACCCTGCTGGTCGCCGCGCTCGCCGCCGCGGCGGTGGCCTGGCTGCTGATCAGCAGCTTCTACTACAGCGGCATCCCCCGGTTGCCCTGGCTGCCGGTGGTCACCCTGGCCGCCCTCGCCGTGCTGGAGGCGTACGCGGCGGTCAACACCCGGAGCCGGATCGAGCGCAAGCCCGGCCGGGAGCCGGTCAACCCGCTGCTCGTCGCCCGGTTCGTGGTGCTGGCCAAGGCGTCTGCGCTGGCCGGGGCGATCTTCCTCGGCTTCTACGCCGGGCTGACCGGGTGGCTCTTCGTCGAGCCGACCAACGCCGCGATCGAGGACCGGCCGGCCGCCGGGGCCGGCGCGCTCGCCTCGCTCGCCCTGGTCGCCGCCGCGCTCTGGCTCGAACGCTCCTGCCGGGTCCCCGAGTCCGACGACGACGCCGACGACCGCGGCGACGACCTGCGGGGCCGACCCGACCGACGCTGA
- a CDS encoding ABC transporter permease, with amino-acid sequence MSFHLSYRAEPGNPWFSWQYVRDNSDTILAALREHASLTGRAVLLAALVALPLAVLAYWYRRLAGPILALAGVLYTIPSLALFAFIAPYLGIGAVTVLTVVVLYALLVIVRNAVAGLNQVPPEVRDAAEGMGYGRWARLFRIDLPLALPGILTGLRLATVSTVALVTVGVVIGRGGLGQLIFAGFQNNFYKAQIMTGTLLCVLLALVLDLILAGVGRLLTPWLRSRPR; translated from the coding sequence GTGTCCTTCCACCTGAGTTACCGGGCCGAGCCGGGTAATCCGTGGTTCTCCTGGCAGTACGTGCGGGACAACTCTGACACCATTCTCGCCGCGCTGCGCGAGCACGCCTCGTTGACCGGTCGGGCGGTGCTGCTCGCCGCCCTGGTCGCGCTGCCGCTGGCGGTGCTGGCGTACTGGTACCGACGGCTCGCCGGGCCGATTCTCGCACTGGCCGGGGTGTTGTACACGATTCCCTCCCTGGCCCTGTTCGCGTTCATCGCCCCGTACCTGGGTATCGGCGCGGTGACCGTGCTGACCGTGGTGGTGCTGTACGCGCTGCTGGTGATCGTCCGCAACGCGGTGGCCGGGCTGAACCAGGTGCCCCCGGAGGTCCGCGACGCCGCCGAGGGCATGGGGTACGGCCGCTGGGCCCGGTTGTTCCGGATCGACCTGCCGTTGGCCCTGCCCGGCATCCTCACCGGCCTTCGACTGGCCACCGTCTCCACCGTCGCGTTGGTCACCGTCGGGGTGGTGATCGGTCGGGGTGGTCTCGGTCAGTTGATCTTCGCCGGGTTCCAGAACAACTTCTACAAGGCCCAGATCATGACGGGCACGCTGCTCTGCGTCCTGCTGGCCCTGGTGCTGGACCTGATCCTGGCCGGCGTGGGTCGCCTGCTCACCCCCTGGCTGCGGAGCCGACCCCGATGA